The proteins below come from a single Prolixibacter sp. NT017 genomic window:
- a CDS encoding TlpA disulfide reductase family protein: protein MMKRLFFIVLAGLNLALQANASEVDINGVAPDYAGKKITFYYHPEPVLYQDVPLASTTIKEDGSFSLSFSLSQTRQVYCNLDKYQGVLVAEPGQDYQIILPKYVPLTDSQKKSPYFKPIPYWLGLKNRPKTDINFRIREFVEELTHEINQNVNDIYHNGSQRVAGEIIAKLEKAFPDTKSSYFNVTKEYYYAGLEYDASQRNPDAVVMKYFATRPVQLGNAKYQELFQTMFTNFLKKKAQSVDFEKVTPLVDSGNWKGLVDFFTGKGYHTSFAELAILKGLNDGFYSSFFEKEGILLTLKHAETEATTAEYRNLAKGITKHLTETMTGSEAPSFNLKNNTGKETALSSFHGRYVYLNFFSTDNNESLQDLKLLKNVQQRFHQVLTVVSVSMGDNFDTAKQLWEKNGYTWPLLDASGNQKLADAYRVKDVPTFYLVGPDGKLLLSPAPAVSRGFQAAFVRVFRSTENQRKRAASSPSSK, encoded by the coding sequence ATGATGAAAAGATTGTTTTTTATCGTTCTGGCCGGACTAAATCTGGCCTTGCAAGCCAATGCATCGGAAGTAGATATCAACGGGGTTGCCCCGGATTATGCCGGAAAGAAGATCACCTTTTACTATCATCCCGAGCCGGTTTTGTACCAGGATGTTCCATTGGCTTCCACTACGATTAAAGAAGACGGGAGCTTTTCACTTTCGTTCTCCCTTTCCCAAACACGGCAGGTCTATTGCAACCTCGACAAATACCAGGGAGTTCTAGTAGCGGAACCCGGCCAGGACTATCAGATCATTCTTCCCAAATATGTTCCTCTGACTGATTCGCAAAAGAAAAGCCCGTATTTTAAACCCATTCCTTATTGGTTGGGCCTGAAAAATCGTCCGAAAACCGATATTAATTTCAGGATACGGGAATTTGTGGAAGAACTCACCCACGAAATCAACCAAAATGTAAACGACATTTATCACAACGGCTCGCAACGGGTTGCCGGCGAAATAATCGCCAAACTCGAAAAGGCTTTTCCGGATACGAAATCTTCTTATTTCAATGTAACGAAAGAGTACTACTACGCCGGACTCGAATATGATGCCAGCCAAAGGAATCCGGATGCAGTCGTCATGAAATATTTTGCCACCCGACCGGTGCAATTGGGAAATGCCAAATACCAGGAACTGTTCCAGACGATGTTTACCAACTTCCTGAAAAAGAAAGCTCAATCGGTCGATTTTGAAAAAGTAACACCTTTGGTAGACAGCGGCAATTGGAAAGGTCTGGTGGATTTCTTTACAGGAAAAGGATACCATACATCGTTTGCTGAACTAGCGATTCTGAAAGGCCTGAACGACGGTTTTTATTCTTCGTTTTTCGAAAAGGAAGGTATTTTACTAACGTTGAAACACGCTGAAACGGAAGCGACGACTGCCGAATACCGGAACCTGGCCAAAGGCATCACGAAACACCTGACGGAAACGATGACCGGAAGTGAAGCTCCTTCGTTTAACCTAAAAAATAATACTGGAAAGGAAACCGCGTTGAGTTCTTTTCACGGTAGGTATGTGTACCTTAACTTCTTCAGCACCGATAACAACGAAAGCCTGCAGGATCTGAAATTGCTGAAAAATGTTCAGCAGCGTTTTCATCAGGTCCTCACGGTAGTTTCGGTTTCCATGGGCGACAATTTCGACACCGCCAAACAGTTGTGGGAAAAGAATGGTTACACCTGGCCTTTGTTGGATGCCTCAGGCAACCAAAAGCTTGCTGACGCTTATCGCGTAAAAGACGTCCCAACCTTTTACCTGGTAGGTCCCGATGGAAAATTACTGTTGTCGCCGGCACCGGCGGTATCCAGAGGTTTTCAGGCCGCTTTTGTCAGAGTTTTCCGGAGCACAGAGAATCAGCGAAAAAGAGCTGCTTCTTCCCCTTCCAGTAAGTAG